The genomic DNA aatctttccagctctttCGATAACCACACTCAAGTGTTAAAGggaaaaatgtcataaaataggcctacccgATTACTTATTTCCCCCTCCCTTGCGTAAATAACCGACAGCTGTCTGTTCTGAGCTCACTGCCACGAGAAACTTGGCCCTTGGACCCAAGTTAATAGTTAACGTAATGTTTTTACTCATCGGGTAACTATCGTTTTACTTTTATTATTTAtgcgttttacttttctattatttatcTATTATCTTTCTCTCTGCGTCGTTAGGAAGAGTCCCTAAGTCAGCGTTTCATTGTTAGTCTACACCCTTTGTTAACgtgacaaatagaatttgattGTTTTTTTGCACGTTGACCTTTATTGGCATGAGTcatgtcctggaggcagaactgagtcaTTTCCgctagataggccagctgcaaaatACAAAATTGGCTCTcattcactttctttctctccccccttcctttctccccctccctcccgcctccccctccctttctcccccctccctttctctccccctcccccttttctcccccctttctccctctctttcccctcccgtTCTCCCCCCCCCCGTCAGGTATGGGTGATGTGGTCGCCGTCATGATCCCAGAACCTAAAGGTCGCGAGGTCGCCGCTCTGCTGGAGCGGAACGTCACGGTAACCATGCACATCACCATAGGAACGCGTAACCTCCAGAAGTACGTGAGCAGGACGTCGGTGGTGTTCGTCTCCATCTCCTTCATCATCCTGATGATCATCTCTCTGGCCTGGCTCGTCTTCTACTACATCCAGAGGTTCAGATACGCCAACGCACGAGACCGTAACCAGGTAGCACGCCGGACTACAACACCTGTTGCAGACAGGGCTTTCATTtgactgtttttttgttgttgggttTATTGATTTCTGAGGGCCAACCCCTAGtcttctatctctcctctctcactctcttcctcctctctctctctcttcctcctctctctctctctctctctcttcctcctccctcgctcttttcctcctctctcgctctcttcctcctctctcgctctcttcctcctctctctctctctctctcttcctcctctctctctcactctcttcctcctccctcgctcttttcctcctctctcgctctcttcctcctctctcgctctcttcctcctcgctcgctctcttcctcctctctcgctctcttcctcctctctcgctctcttcctcctctctctctctcttcctcctcctctctctctcttcctcctcctctctctctcttcctcctcctctctctcttcctcctcctctctcactctcttcctcctctctctctcgcccctgtctctctctctctctctcgcccctgtctctctctcgcccccctcctctctctctcgcccctgtctctctctctctcccccctctctctctctctctcccccctctctctctctctctctcgcccctgtctctctctctctctcgcccctgtctctctctctctcgcccctgtctctctctctctcgccccccctcctctctctctcgcccctgtctctctctctctcgccccccctcatctctctctcgcccctgtctctctctctctcgcccctgtctctctcccgcccccctcctctctctctctcgcccctgtctctctctctctcgcccctgtctctctctcctctcagaggcGTCTGGGAGATGCAGCTAAGAAGGCCATCAGTAAACTGCAGGTCAGGACCATCAGGAAGGGAGACGGAGAGACTGAGTCAGATTTTGATAACTGTGCCGTGTGTATCGAGGGCTACAAGCCAAATGATGTGGTCAGGATACTACCGTGCAGGTAACCAAACATAAACCCCACTTATAACCCTCTACATAAACCCCACTTATAACCCTCTACATAAACCCCACTTATAACCCTCTACATAAACCCCACTTATAACCCTCTACATTAACCCCACTTATAACCCTCTACATAAACCCCACTTATAACCCTCTACATAAACCCCACTTATAACCCTCTACATTAACCCCACTTATAACCCTCTACATAAACCCCACTTATAACCCTCTACATTAACCCCACTTATAACCCTCTACATAAACCCCACTTATAACCCTCTACATAAACCCCACTTATAACCCTCTACATAAACCCCACTTATAACCCTCTACATAAACCCCACTTATAACCCTCTACATAAACCCCACTTATAACCCTCTACATTAACCCCACTTATAACCCTCTACATAAACCCCACTTATAACCCTCTACATAAACCCCACTTATAACCCTCTACATAAACCCCACTTATAACCCTCTACATAAACCCCACTTATAACCCTCTACATAAACCCCACTTATAACCCTCTACATAAACCCCACTTATAACCCTCTACATTAACCCCACTTATAACCCTCTACATAAACCCCACTTATAACCCTCTACATTAACCCCACTTATAACCCTCTACGTTAACCCCACTTATAACCCTCTACATTAACCCCACTTATAACCCTCTACATTAACCCCACTTATAACCCTCTACATTAACCCCACTTATAACCCTCTACGTTAACCCCACTTATAACCCTCTACATTAACCCCACTTATAACCCTCTACATAAACCCCACTTATAACCCTCTACATTAACCCCACTTATAACCCTCTACGTTAACCCCACTTATAACCCTCTACATTAACCCCACTTATAACCCTCTACATTAACCCCACTTATAACCCTCTACATTAACCCCACTTATAACCCTCTACGTTAACCCCACTTATAACCCTCTACATTAACCCCACTTATAACCCTCTACATAAACCCCACTTATAACCCTCTACATAAACCCCACTTATAACCCTCTACATAAACCCCACTTATAACCCTCTACATTAACCCCACTTATAACCCTCTACATAAACCCCACTTATAACCCTCTACATTAACCCCACTTATAACCCTCTACATTAACCCCACTTATAACCCTCTACATAAACCCCACTTATAACCCTCTACATTAACCCCACTTATAACCCTCTACATAAACCCCACTTATAACCCTCTACATTAACCCCACTTATAACCCTCTACATTAACCCCACTTATAACCCTCTACATAAACCCCACTTATAACCCTCTACGTTAACCCCGCTTATAACCCTCTACGTTAACCCCGCTTATAACCCTCTACATAAACCCCACTTATAACCCTCTACGTTAACCCCACTTATAACCCTCTACATAAACCCCACTTATAACCCTCTACATTAACCCCACTTATAACCCTCTACATTAACCCCACTTATAACCCTCTACATAAACCCCACTTATAACCCTCTACATTAACCCCACTTATAACCCTCTACATAAACCCCACTTATAACCCTCTATATTAACCCCACTTATAACCCTCTACATTAACCCCACTTATAACCCTCTACATAAACCCCACTTATAACCCTCTACATTAACCCCACTTATAACCCTCTACATAAACCCCACTTATAACCCTCTACATTAACCCCACTTATAACCCTCTACATAAACCCCACTTATAACCCTCTACATAAACCCCACTTATAACCCTCTACATAAACCCCACTTATAACCCTCTACATTAACCCCACTTATAACCCTCTACATACACCCCACTTATAACCCTCTACATAAACCCCACTTATAACCCTCTACATAAACCCCACTTATAACCCTCTACATTAACCCCACTTATAACCCTCTACATTAACCCCACTTATAACCCTCTACATTAACCCCACTTATAACCCTCTACATTAACCCCACTTATAACCCTCTACATTAACCCCACTTATAACCCTCTACATAAACCCCACTTATAACCCTCTACATAAACCCCACTTATAACCCTCTACATTAACCCCACTTATAACCCTCTACATTAACCCCACTTATAACCCTCTACATTAACCCCACTTATAACCCTCTACATAAACCCCACTTATAACCCTCTACATAAACCCCACTTATAACCCTCTACATAAACCCCACTTATAACCCTCTACATAAACCCCACTTATAACCCTCTACATAAACCCCACTTATAACCCTCTACATTAACCCCACTTATAACCCTCTACATTAACCCCACTTATAACCCTCTACATAAACCCCACTTATAACCCTCTACATTAACCCCACTTATAACCCTCTACATTAACCCCACTTATAACCCTCTACATTAACCCCACTTATAACCCTCTACATTAACCCCACTTATAACCCTCTACATTAACCCCACGTTTAACCCTCTACATTAACCCCACGTTTAACCCTCTACATTAACCCCACGTTTAACCCTCTACATTAACCCCACTTATAACCCTCTACATTAACCCCACTTATAACCCTCTACATTAACCCCACTTATAACCCTCTACATTAACCCCACTTATAACCCTCTACGTTAACCCCACTTATAACCCTCTACATAAACCCCACTTATAACCCTCTACATTAACCCCACTTATAACCCTCTACATAAACCCCACTTATAACCCTCTACATAAACCCCACTTATAACCCTCTACATAAACCCCACTTATAACCCTCGACATTAACCCCACTTATAACCCTCTACATAAACCCCACTTATAACCCTCTACGTTAACCCCACTTATAACCCTCTACGTCAACCCCACTTATAACCCTCTACATCAACCCCACTTATAACCCTCTACGTTAACCCCACTTATAACCCTCTACGTTAACCCCACTTTTAACCCTCTACGTTAACCCCACTTATAACCCTCTACGTTAACCCCACTTATAACCCTCTACGTTAACCCCACTTATAACCCTCAACGTTAACCCCACTTATAACCCTCTACGTTAACCCCACTTATAACCCTCTACATAAACCCCACTTATAACCCTCTACATTAACCCCACTTATAACCCTCTACATTAACCCCACTTATAACCCTCTACATTAACCCCACTTATAACCCTCTACATTAACCCCACTTATAACCCTCTACATTAACCCCACTTATAACCCTCTACATTAACCCCACTTATAACCCTCTACATTAACCCCACTTATAACCCTCTACGTTAACCCCACTTATAACCCTCTACGTTAACCCCACTTATAACCCTCTACGTTAACCCCACTTATAACCCTCTACATAAACCCCACTTATAACCCTCTACATTAACCCCGCTTATCGACCCGTTTGAACCCCTTTGTAAATCCTTTATGAACACTTATTAAACCGATTTTAACTCCTACACTAATGCTAAACCTGCCTCAGCACTATGGCGCTAAACCACCCGTTATAGACCCGTTATAAACGTATAGCAGACACACACTAAACTGCTTTTAAAGCCATGGTTGTTTGGTTTCTATCTCCTGTCATAGACCTTTTATAAACATGTTATAACCTCTCTCCTGTCAGACACCTGTTCCATAAGaactgtgtggaccccaggaccTGTCCCATGTTATTGACCTGTTATAACCTGTCATAGACCTTTTATAGACATGTTATAACCTCTTTCTCCTGTCAGACATCTGTTCCATAAGAACTGTGTGGACCCTTGGCTACTGGATCACAGGACCTGTCCCATGTGCAAGATGAACATCCTCAAAGCCCTGGGCATCACTGTGAGTCATTTCAGAATCATTCAGGAGTTGTTCAGGAGTCATTTACAGAGTTATGAATGAGTCACTTAGTCTTTTTTCCTTTTGGTCACCATCAGAATTGAATTGATCCAAATCCATCCAAACTTGATTCCATCACACCAACACAATTGAATATATTTGAACTGATCCCTCAGAAACTGAACTGTTTGTCTCTAATCTTTCTCTGCTCTTCccttcctctttctgtctctctctctctgtctctctctctctgtctctctctctctgtctctctctctctgtctctctctctctgtctctctctctctgtctctctctctctgtctctctctgtctctctctctgtctctctctctgtctctctctctctctgtctctctctctctctgtctctctctctgtctctctctgtctctctctctgtctctctcctctgtctctctgctctctctgtctctctctctctgtctctctctctgtctctctgtctctctctgctctgtctctctctcgtctctctgtgtctctctgtctctctctctgtctctgtctctctctctgtctctctgtctctctctgtgtgtctctctctgtgtgtctctctctctgtgtctctctctctgtctctctgtctctctctctgtctctctctgtctgtctctctgtctctctgtctgtctctctgtctctctgtctgtctctctgtctctctctctgtctctctgtctgtctctctctctctctgtctctctctctgtctctctctctgtctctctctctctctgtctctctctctgtctctctgtctctctctctgtctctctctctgtctctctgtctctctctctgtctctctctctctctctctgtctctctctctgtctctctctctgtctctctctctctctctctctctctctgtctctctctctctgtctctctctctctgtctctctctctgtctctctctctgtctctctgtctctctgtctctctgtctctctgtctctctctgtctctctctgtctctctgtctctctgtctctctgtctctctctgtctctctctgtctctctctctctgtctctctctctgtctctctctgtgtctctctctctctgtctctctctctctctgtctctctgtctgtctctctgtctctctgtctgtctctctgtctctctctctgtctctctgtctctctctctgtctctctctctgtctctctctctgtgtgtctctctctctgtgtgtctctctctctgtgtgtctctctctctgtgtgtctctctctctgtctctctctctctctctgtgtgtctctctctctctgtctctatacagtTAAATGCAGACTGTCTGGATGACGTGCCATTGGACTACGAGATGATGagtgtgggtgggggggttggGGGTCTGGGCCTAGAGGCTGTGGTGTCGGGAGGGTCCAGTGACGGGACCCTCAGCGAGGGAGGATCGGTGGTTCTGGACCCGGGGGTGCGGAGGGTGGGGCTCCCCCAAGACTACCACGACCCTGACCCTCTGAGGGACAGTCccattactgctactactgagACACATACAGGTGAGACTACCGCAGCCGCGCAGCCCACAGCCGCGCAGCCGCGCTcagcccatatatgttttgatttctaagttgccgaataactctaaatctagaaTATAGGGCCTGTTTCAAGTGATCACTTTTAccctcaacatagccacttcatatgcgcacTCGCTCTGTGATGGGGGAAAAATAGCTTTTAGATTTTATTACAATCATATAAGATAATGGTACaggacttataagcatatctagtctgataaatgaaccagtctacagtctatatcataaccagataacatacagtatctagtctgataaatgaactagtctacagtctatatcataaccagacaacatacagtatctagtctgataaatgaaccagtctatattataaccagataacatacagtatctagtctgataaatgaacaagtctacagtctatatcataaccagataacatacagtatctagtctgataaatgaactagtctacagtctatatcataaccagacaacatacagtatctagtctgataaatgaacaagtctacagtctatatcataaccagataacatacagtatctagtctgataaatgaaccagtctatatcatagccagataacatacagtatctagtctgataaatgaactagtctacagtctatatcataaccagacaacatacagtatctagtctgataaatgaaccagtctatatcataaccagataacatacagtatctagtctgataaatgaaccagtctatatcatagccagataacatacagtatctagtctgataaatgaacaagtctacagtctatatcatagccagataacatacagtatctagtctgataaatgaaccagtctacagtctatattataaccagataacatacagtatctagtctgataaatgaaccagtctatattataaccagataacatacagtatctagtctgataaatgaactagtctacagtctatatcatagccagacaacatacagtatctagtctgataaatgaaccagtctacagtctatattataaccagataacatacagtatctagtctgataaatgaaccagtctacagtctatatcataaccagataacatacagtatctagtctgataaatgaaccagtctacagtctatatcataaccagataacatacagtatctagtctgataaatgaacaagtctacagtctatatcataaccagataacatacagtatctagtctgataaatgaaccagtctacagtctatatcatagccagataacatacagtatctagtctgataaatgaacaagtctacagtctatatcataaccagataacatacagtatctagtctgataaatgaaccagtctacagtctatatcataaccagataacatacagtatctagtctgataaatgaacaagtctacagtctatatcataaccagataacatacagtatctagtctgataaatgaaccagtctacagtctatatcatagccagataacatacagtatctagtctgataaatgaaccagtctacagtctatattataaccagataacatacagtatctagtctgataaatgaaccagtctacagtctatatcatagagaataaccagataacatacagtatctagtctgataaatgaaccagtctatattataaccagataacatacagtatctagtctgataaatgaaccagtctacagtctatattataaccagataacatacagtatctagtctgataaatgaaccagtctatattataaccagataacatacagtatctagtctgataaatgaacaagtctacagtctatattataaccagataacatacagtatctagtctgataaatgaaccagtctacagtctatatcataaccagataacatacagtatctagtctgataaatgaaccagtctacagtctatatcatagccagataacatacagtatctagtctgataaatgaaccagtctacagtctatattataaccagataacatacagtatctagtctgataaatgaaccagtctatattataaccagataacatacagtatctagtctgataaatgaaccagtctacagtctatattataaccagataacatacagtatctagtctgataaatgaaccagtctatattataaccagataacatacagtatctagtctgataaatgaaccagtctacagtctatatcataaccagataacatacagtatctagtctgataaatgaaccagtctacagtctatatcatagccagataacatacagtatctagtctgataaatgaacaagtctacagtctatatcataaccagataacatacagtatctagtctgataaatgaaccagtctacagtctatatcataaccagataacatacagtatctagtctgataaatgaaccagtctatatcataaccagataacatacagtatctagtctgataaatgaacaagtctacagtctatatcatagccagataacatacagtatctagtctgataaatgaacaagtctacagtctatatcataaccagataacatacagtatctagtctgataaatgaaccagtctacagtctatatcataaccagataacatacagtatctagtctgataaatgaacaagtctacagtctatatcataaccagataacatacagtatctagtctgataaatgaaccagtctacagtctatattataaccagataacatacagtatctagtctgataaatgaacaagtctacagtctatatcatagccagataacatacagtatctagtctgataaatgaactagtctacagtctatatcataaccagataacatacagtatctagtctgataaatgaacaagtctacagtctatatcatagccagataacatacagtatctagtctgataaatgaacaagtctacagtctatatcataaccagataacatacagtatctagtctgataaatgaaccagtctatattataaccagataacatacagtatctagtctgataaatgaaccagtctacagtctatatcatagagaataaacagataacatacagtatctagtctgataaatgaacaagtctataTTATaaacagataacatacagtatctagtctgataaatgaaccagtctacagtctatatcataaccagataatacagtatctagtctgataaatgaaccagtctatattataaccagataacatacagtatctagtctgataaatgaaccagtctacagtctatatcatagccagataacatacagtatctagtctgataaatgaaccagtctacagtctatattataaccagataacatacagtatctagtctgataaatgaaccagtctatattataaccagataacatacagtatctagtctgataaatgaaccagtctacagtctatatcatagccagataacatacagtatctagtctgataaatgaacaagtctacagtctatatcatagccagataacatacagtatctagtctgataaatgaacaagtctacagtctatatcatagccagataacatacagtatctagtctgataaatgaacaagtctacagtctatatcatagccagataacatacagtatctagtctgataaatgaaccagtctacagtctatatcataaccagataacatacagtatctagtctgataaatgaaccagtctacagtctatatcataaccagataacatacagtatctagtctgataaatgaaccagtctacagtctatatcataaccagataacatacagtatctagtctgataaatgaaccagtctacagtctatatcataaccagataacatacagtatctagtctgataaatgaaccagtctacagtctatatcataaccagataacatacagtatctagtctgataaatgaaccagtctacagtctatatcataaccagacgacatacagtatctagtctgataaatgaacaagtctacagtctatatcataaccagataacatacagtatctagtctgataaatgaaccagtctacagtctatatcataaccagataacatacagtatctagtctgataaatgaaccagtctacagtctatatcataaccagataacatacagtatctagtctgataaatgaaccagtctacagtctatatcataaccagataacatacagtatctagtctgataaatgaacaagtctacagtctatatcataaccagataacatacagtatctagtctgataaatgaaccagtctacagtctatatcataaccagataacatacagtatctagtctgataaatgaaccagtctacagtctatatcatagccagataacatacagtatctagtctgataaatgaacaagtctatatcataaccagataacatacagtatctagtctgataaatgaaccagtctacagtctatatcataaccagataacatacagtatctagtctgataaatgaaccagtctatatcatagccagataacatacagtatctagtctgataaatgaaccagtctacagtctatatcataaccagataacatacagtatctagtctgataaatgaaccagtctacactctctctctctctctctcttctctctcgttctgtctctctttatgtctctctctctcatccttcttttgtcttctcctcccccccccctctctctctctctctaggtgagtTCCAGCCCATGACCAGCAGTGCGTCCCTGGTGATCGCCGTGGAAACGGGGCTGTCGGACGAAGACCTGTCACTAGAACAATTAACCCCTACTGGGGACAACAAGTCCTGAGACCACAGAGCCTAACTGGGGTCACACCGGTACCAGAACCATGACGGTACCGGGCCCCTGGGACAGAGGATGGAGACATACCTGCAGGCTTGATTTTTACTTGGACTATGGCTGCATGGATGGACCTACCTGGCTATGGACATACCTGGGATGGACCTACCTGGCTATGGCTACCTGGGATGGACATACCTGGCTATGGACATACCTGGGATGGACCTACCTGGCTATGGACATACCTGGGATGGACCTACCTGGCTATGGCTACCTGGGATGGACCTACCTGGCTATGGCTACCTGGGATGGACCTACCTGGCTATGGACATACCTGGGATGGACCTACCTGGCTATGGCTACCTGGGATGGACCTACCTGGCTATGGCTACCTGGGATGGACCTACCTGGCTATGGCTACCTGGGATGGACCTACCTGGCTATGGACATACCTGGGATGGACCTACCTGGCTATGGCTACCTGGGATGAACATACCTGACTATGGCTACCTGGGATGGACATACCTGGCTATGGCTACCTGGGATGGACCTACCTGGGATGAACATACCTGAGATGGACCTACCTGGGATGAACATACCTGACTATGGCTACCTGGGATGGACATACCTGGCTATGGCTACCTGGGATGGACCTACCTGGCTATGGCTACCTGGGATGGACCTACCTGGCTATGGCTACCTGGGATGGACCTACCTGGCTATGGCTACCTGGGATGGACCTACCTGGCTATGGCTACCTGGGATGGACCTA from Salmo salar chromosome ssa07, Ssal_v3.1, whole genome shotgun sequence includes the following:
- the LOC106608424 gene encoding RING finger protein 150 produces the protein MAMSLIQACRNLALSTWLLSFCFVRLLCLDFTVAEREEWYTAFINITYIDPVTSKFRTEKTECGRYGEQSLKRDAKGVAVLPSLSRDWQACDPGTQFAVPVQGNAWIALIASGNCTYKDKIRHAANQNASATVIFNVGSGNANDTFTMPYSGMGDVVAVMIPEPKGREVAALLERNVTVTMHITIGTRNLQKYVSRTSVVFVSISFIILMIISLAWLVFYYIQRFRYANARDRNQRRLGDAAKKAISKLQVRTIRKGDGETESDFDNCAVCIEGYKPNDVVRILPCRHLFHKNCVDPWLLDHRTCPMCKMNILKALGITLNADCLDDVPLDYEMMSVGGGVGGLGLEAVVSGGSSDGTLSEGGSVVLDPGVRRVGLPQDYHDPDPLRDSPITATTETHTGEFQPMTSSASLVIAVETGLSDEDLSLEQLTPTGDNKS